A genomic stretch from Novosphingobium resinovorum includes:
- a CDS encoding acyl-CoA dehydrogenase family protein, translating to MATMAEIEVGVDGDFADKATADAFVEKARSLRSFLQGEAPAGEKRRSPTPAVHQMLTDEGFLRLLLPKRVGGFGLSPTDFCRVQIEIAKGDPAVSWVMQIVNGTSWITSLAPDGVQDAIFGEGPQPVCGAYNPPGKARKVDGGWIINGRWPYMSGSRQSKWAQQGVVLEGYDGPVVPGISMCYLPMDAMTIEDTWFVSGMQGTGSDTAIAKDVFIPDAQMVLMDERAGQIDRTKRHFGAPSDLLPAVPVVRVTGVAQLIGAVEAMLEIVTAESPGKPVLTTFITPRTNSGAYMRDLGEAAAMIDTARLILFDVTAKLDRVGLGEEYTLPEKARHRAATAQIIELVHGASESLMFQAGSSGFATDKPINRYWRDVSMATRHIQNIPTIGYEIYGRNKAGADPISPPGSY from the coding sequence ATGGCGACTATGGCTGAAATCGAGGTCGGGGTAGACGGCGACTTCGCCGACAAGGCCACGGCCGACGCGTTCGTCGAAAAGGCCCGCAGCCTGCGCAGCTTCCTGCAGGGCGAGGCCCCGGCGGGCGAAAAGCGCCGCAGCCCGACCCCGGCGGTGCACCAGATGCTGACCGACGAAGGCTTCCTGCGGCTGCTGCTGCCCAAGCGGGTCGGCGGTTTCGGCCTGTCGCCCACCGACTTCTGCCGCGTCCAGATCGAGATCGCCAAGGGCGATCCGGCGGTGAGCTGGGTGATGCAGATCGTCAACGGCACGAGCTGGATCACCAGCCTCGCGCCCGATGGCGTGCAGGATGCGATCTTCGGCGAAGGCCCGCAGCCGGTCTGCGGCGCGTACAACCCGCCCGGCAAGGCCCGCAAGGTCGACGGCGGCTGGATCATCAACGGCCGCTGGCCCTACATGTCCGGCTCGCGCCAGTCGAAGTGGGCGCAGCAGGGCGTGGTGCTGGAAGGCTATGACGGTCCGGTCGTGCCCGGCATCAGCATGTGCTACCTGCCGATGGACGCGATGACGATCGAGGACACCTGGTTCGTCAGCGGCATGCAGGGCACCGGCTCGGACACCGCGATCGCCAAGGACGTCTTCATTCCCGACGCGCAGATGGTGCTGATGGACGAGCGCGCCGGCCAGATCGACCGCACCAAGCGCCACTTCGGCGCGCCCTCGGACCTGCTCCCTGCCGTCCCCGTGGTGCGCGTCACCGGCGTCGCCCAGTTGATCGGCGCGGTCGAGGCGATGCTCGAGATCGTCACCGCCGAATCGCCCGGCAAACCGGTGCTGACGACCTTCATCACCCCGCGCACCAATTCGGGCGCCTACATGCGCGACCTCGGCGAAGCCGCAGCGATGATCGACACCGCGCGGCTGATCCTGTTCGACGTGACCGCCAAGCTCGACCGCGTGGGCCTCGGCGAAGAGTACACGCTGCCCGAAAAGGCCCGCCACCGCGCGGCGACCGCGCAGATCATCGAACTGGTCCACGGCGCCAGCGAATCGCTGATGTTCCAGGCGGGCTCGTCCGGCTTCGCCACTGACAAGCCGATCAACCGCTATTGGCGCGACGTGTCGATGGCGACGCGGCACATCCAGAACATCCCGACCATCGGCTACGAGATCTACGGCCGCAACAAGGCCGGGGCCGACCCGATCTCGCCGCCCGGATCGTACTGA
- a CDS encoding aldo/keto reductase: MTQAPLSLDTYRLLGRSGLRVSPLSLGTMTFGEEWGAPEDESRRMFDAYVDRGGNFIDTAGYYADGRSEDLTGAFAHAKRERLVLATKYSLTRGEGDPNAAGNSRRTMMQTVETSLKRLRTDRIDLFFLHVWDGTTPGDEILRAFDDLVRQGKVLYLGISDTPAWQIARLQTVAELRGWTQFAGLQVEYNLIERTAERDLIPAAQALGIGVLPWSPLASGRLAGKYATGATAGETAEEPGGRAPLLAATGRVNARAVAIADAVKAVADEIGVTSAQVAIAWTLRNPAVVSPLIGARTMRQLDDNLGALGVALEADHVARLEEASRFEPGFPHDFLAAPMIRRGLTGGTTILPRGAGHAAQL; this comes from the coding sequence ATGACACAGGCGCCGCTTTCGCTCGACACGTATCGGTTGCTCGGCCGCTCCGGCCTGCGCGTATCGCCGCTGTCGCTGGGGACCATGACATTCGGCGAGGAGTGGGGCGCGCCCGAGGACGAGTCGCGCCGCATGTTCGACGCCTACGTCGATCGCGGCGGCAACTTCATCGATACCGCAGGCTATTACGCCGACGGCCGCTCCGAAGACCTGACCGGCGCTTTCGCCCATGCCAAGCGCGAACGCCTGGTCCTCGCCACCAAGTATTCGCTCACGCGTGGCGAGGGCGATCCCAACGCCGCGGGCAACAGCCGCCGCACGATGATGCAGACGGTGGAGACCAGCCTCAAGCGCCTGCGCACCGACCGGATCGACCTGTTTTTCCTCCACGTCTGGGACGGGACCACGCCCGGCGACGAAATCCTGCGCGCGTTCGACGATCTGGTGCGGCAGGGCAAGGTTTTGTACCTGGGCATTTCGGACACCCCCGCATGGCAGATCGCCCGGCTGCAGACCGTGGCGGAGTTGCGCGGGTGGACGCAGTTCGCGGGGCTGCAGGTCGAATACAACCTCATCGAGCGCACCGCCGAGCGCGACCTAATCCCCGCAGCGCAGGCGCTGGGCATCGGCGTGCTGCCGTGGTCTCCGCTGGCGAGCGGGCGGCTCGCCGGAAAATATGCGACCGGCGCGACGGCCGGGGAAACGGCCGAGGAACCGGGAGGGCGAGCGCCGCTGCTCGCGGCGACGGGCCGGGTGAACGCGCGCGCCGTCGCGATCGCCGATGCGGTGAAGGCGGTCGCGGACGAGATCGGCGTCACCTCCGCGCAAGTCGCCATCGCCTGGACGCTGCGCAACCCCGCCGTGGTTTCGCCGCTGATCGGCGCGCGCACCATGCGGCAGTTGGACGACAATCTGGGCGCGCTGGGCGTCGCCCTCGAAGCGGACCACGTCGCGCGGCTGGAGGAGGCGAGCCGGTTCGAACCGGGCTTCCCGCACGATTTCCTCGCCGCGCCCATGATCCGCCGCGGACTGACCGGGGGGACCACGATCCTGCCGCGCGGCGCGGGCCATGCCGCGCAACTTTGA
- a CDS encoding aromatic-ring-hydroxylating dioxygenase subunit beta, whose protein sequence is MVNYATAAVEKTGVMRGLVSTKRVPLGSEVYNRLLETLYDEAAALDERRFDDWVAYLEKDLSYTAPLRLTRNGPNKDRDVVRTMKHFDENYDSMLMRTGRLSKSAWAEDPPSRTRRFVTNVRAAECDTPGEYEVVSYLYVERSRFDNPDNETITAERRDVWRLVDGAYKLARREIIVDQSTLGMSNFAIFL, encoded by the coding sequence ATGGTGAACTACGCCACTGCCGCGGTCGAAAAGACCGGCGTCATGCGCGGCCTGGTCTCGACCAAGCGCGTTCCGCTCGGCTCGGAAGTCTACAACCGCCTGCTCGAAACGCTGTACGACGAAGCGGCCGCGCTGGACGAGCGCCGGTTCGACGACTGGGTCGCCTATCTCGAAAAAGACCTCAGCTACACCGCGCCGCTGCGCCTCACCCGCAACGGTCCCAACAAGGACCGCGACGTGGTGCGCACGATGAAGCACTTCGACGAGAACTACGATTCGATGCTGATGCGCACCGGACGCCTGTCAAAAAGCGCCTGGGCGGAAGACCCGCCCTCGCGCACCCGCCGCTTCGTCACCAACGTGCGCGCCGCCGAATGCGACACACCCGGCGAATACGAGGTGGTCAGCTACCTCTACGTCGAGCGCAGCCGTTTCGACAATCCGGACAACGAGACGATCACCGCCGAGCGCCGCGACGTCTGGCGGCTCGTCGACGGCGCATACAAGCTGGCCCGGCGCGAGATCATCGTCGACCAGTCGACGCTGGGCATGTCCAACTTCGCCATTTTCCTCTGA
- a CDS encoding SDR family NAD(P)-dependent oxidoreductase, producing MTGLVKGKVAIVTGGAKGLGYGISRCLARDGAHVLVTGRDGAAAEAVAAQLTEEFGVRAAGLSADMGVKDHVEAMVERAVAEFGGLDILVNNASLLSDNILLEQKTDEMLQRTLEIGTWGTWWAMRAAFPHMKARGGGSVVNFYSIDAQTGAWLHADYNMNKGAILGLTRSAAVEWGRFNIRTNAIAPTGMGQVFAELVDTVPGFLDMATASNPLKRAGDPEKDIGPVVLFLASEMSRFVNGELINVDGGQHLPGYVSVPHNLAEMEAQT from the coding sequence ATGACGGGTTTGGTAAAAGGCAAAGTTGCGATCGTCACCGGCGGCGCCAAGGGTCTGGGCTACGGCATCTCGCGCTGCCTCGCCCGCGACGGGGCGCACGTGCTCGTCACCGGCCGCGACGGGGCCGCCGCAGAAGCGGTCGCGGCGCAACTCACCGAAGAGTTCGGCGTGCGCGCGGCGGGCCTATCCGCGGACATGGGCGTGAAGGACCACGTCGAGGCGATGGTCGAACGCGCCGTCGCCGAGTTCGGCGGTCTCGACATCCTCGTCAACAACGCCTCGCTGCTCTCGGACAACATCCTGCTCGAACAGAAGACCGACGAAATGCTCCAGCGCACGCTGGAGATCGGCACCTGGGGCACCTGGTGGGCGATGCGCGCGGCCTTCCCGCACATGAAGGCGCGCGGCGGCGGCTCGGTGGTGAACTTCTATTCGATCGACGCGCAGACCGGCGCGTGGCTCCACGCCGACTACAACATGAACAAGGGCGCGATCCTGGGTCTCACCCGCAGCGCGGCGGTCGAATGGGGGCGTTTCAACATTCGCACCAACGCGATCGCGCCAACCGGCATGGGCCAGGTCTTCGCCGAATTGGTCGACACCGTTCCCGGCTTCCTCGACATGGCGACCGCCAGCAATCCCCTGAAACGCGCGGGCGACCCGGAAAAGGACATCGGCCCGGTCGTGCTGTTCCTAGCCTCGGAAATGTCCCGCTTCGTCAATGGCGAGCTTATCAATGTGGATGGCGGCCAGCATCTACCGGGCTATGTGAGCGTTCCCCACAATCTCGCCGAGATGGAAGCGCAAACATGA
- a CDS encoding ferredoxin, whose protein sequence is MTLKVVIDKAACCGYGVCAEICPDVYKLDANGIVYVDDETVPEGMEDLAREGAEACPQSALAVVDA, encoded by the coding sequence ATGACGCTGAAGGTTGTGATCGATAAGGCGGCGTGCTGCGGGTACGGGGTCTGCGCGGAAATATGCCCGGACGTGTACAAGCTGGACGCCAACGGCATCGTCTACGTCGATGACGAAACCGTCCCCGAGGGGATGGAGGACCTGGCCCGCGAAGGCGCCGAAGCCTGTCCTCAGTCCGCGCTCGCGGTGGTCGATGCGTGA
- a CDS encoding NADH:flavin oxidoreductase, producing MRDKGEILVGADTDILFTPFDAGGLTLRNRFVMAPMTRNFSPGGIPSPGVADYYRRRAAADVGLIVTEGVGVDHPAALGRESVGGGASPVLHGETALARWREVVAAAHEEGGKIVPQLWHQGVIRAPGTGYHPEAPSARPSGTWGPTEGAMVPPDYLELVRQDTAPLTESEIGDIIAGFARSAANARAVGFDGVALHGAHGYLIDSFIWQQTNRRADGWGGDLPARARFAAEVIRAVRAATAPDFPIVFRFSQWKLQDYDARIAATPAELEALLAPLVDAGVDVLDASTRIFTRPAFEGSDLGLAGWAKKLTGKPTMAVGGVGLDKDLQSSFAQPTVMTDNLALVAERVAKGEFDLVGVGRALLMDAQWVRRTREGQAVNPFRLEAYGSLD from the coding sequence ATGCGCGACAAGGGAGAGATACTGGTGGGCGCCGATACCGACATTCTGTTCACGCCGTTCGATGCGGGCGGGCTGACGCTGCGCAACCGGTTCGTGATGGCGCCCATGACGCGCAATTTCTCGCCTGGCGGCATCCCGTCCCCAGGCGTGGCCGACTATTACCGGCGGCGGGCAGCGGCGGACGTCGGCCTGATCGTGACGGAGGGGGTCGGGGTCGATCATCCCGCGGCGCTGGGCCGCGAATCGGTGGGCGGCGGCGCCTCGCCCGTGCTGCACGGCGAGACGGCACTGGCGCGCTGGCGCGAGGTCGTCGCTGCGGCGCACGAGGAGGGGGGCAAGATCGTCCCGCAACTGTGGCACCAGGGCGTGATCCGCGCTCCCGGCACCGGCTATCACCCCGAAGCGCCATCTGCCCGCCCTTCGGGAACCTGGGGGCCGACCGAGGGGGCGATGGTGCCGCCAGACTACCTCGAACTGGTCCGCCAGGATACCGCCCCGCTGACCGAGAGCGAGATCGGCGACATCATCGCCGGCTTCGCGCGCAGCGCCGCCAACGCCCGCGCGGTCGGCTTCGACGGTGTCGCGCTGCACGGGGCGCACGGCTACCTGATCGACAGCTTCATCTGGCAGCAGACCAATCGCCGCGCCGATGGCTGGGGCGGCGACCTGCCGGCGCGCGCGCGCTTCGCAGCCGAAGTGATCCGCGCGGTGCGTGCGGCCACCGCGCCGGACTTCCCGATCGTCTTCCGATTCTCGCAATGGAAGCTGCAGGACTACGACGCCAGGATCGCCGCAACCCCGGCCGAGCTGGAAGCCTTGCTCGCCCCGCTCGTCGATGCCGGGGTCGACGTGCTGGACGCCAGCACCCGCATCTTCACCCGGCCCGCGTTCGAAGGGTCGGACCTTGGGCTGGCGGGCTGGGCGAAGAAGCTCACCGGCAAACCCACCATGGCGGTGGGCGGAGTGGGCCTCGACAAGGACCTGCAATCCTCCTTCGCGCAGCCCACCGTCATGACCGACAACCTCGCCCTCGTCGCCGAGCGCGTTGCGAAAGGGGAGTTCGATCTCGTCGGCGTCGGCCGGGCGCTGCTGATGGACGCCCAATGGGTCCGCCGCACGCGCGAAGGGCAGGCGGTGAATCCATTCCGGCTGGAAGCCTACGGCTCGCTGGACTGA
- a CDS encoding SDR family oxidoreductase — translation MNLDGKVAIVTGASSGIGQATARALAREGATIVPVARRAEKLEALARALGPDSQPFAIDMAEPNAAQAVHDFVLDRFGRTDILVNNAGILHAAPLDLFDLDQLRPMIALNYEAVVRTSTLFGRTMKAAGRGQIINISSIGAQIVAPGVGVYGGLKRALEAFTDCLRVELAGSGVKVGIVAPGTTSTEIFDDMKSRGEPGWDSFIPPMQPEDVAGAIVHMALQPERTNLARIQVYAAADSH, via the coding sequence ATGAACCTGGACGGAAAAGTGGCGATCGTGACCGGAGCATCCTCGGGCATTGGCCAGGCGACGGCGCGCGCGTTGGCCCGCGAAGGCGCTACCATCGTCCCCGTCGCACGCCGGGCGGAAAAGCTTGAGGCCCTGGCTCGCGCGCTAGGGCCCGACAGCCAGCCCTTCGCCATCGACATGGCCGAACCTAACGCGGCGCAGGCGGTGCACGATTTCGTCCTCGACCGTTTCGGACGGACCGACATTCTGGTGAACAACGCCGGCATCCTCCACGCCGCGCCGCTCGACCTGTTCGATCTCGACCAGTTGCGCCCGATGATCGCGCTGAACTACGAAGCGGTGGTGCGGACCAGCACGCTGTTCGGGCGCACGATGAAGGCGGCGGGGCGCGGCCAGATCATCAACATCTCCAGCATCGGCGCCCAGATCGTCGCTCCTGGCGTCGGCGTCTACGGCGGCCTCAAGCGCGCGCTGGAGGCGTTCACCGACTGCCTGCGCGTCGAACTGGCGGGCAGCGGGGTGAAGGTCGGCATCGTCGCGCCCGGCACGACCAGCACCGAAATCTTCGACGACATGAAGAGCCGCGGCGAACCGGGCTGGGACAGCTTCATTCCGCCAATGCAGCCCGAGGACGTGGCCGGCGCCATCGTCCATATGGCGCTGCAGCCGGAGCGGACCAACCTTGCGCGCATCCAGGTCTACGCTGCGGCGGATAGCCATTGA
- a CDS encoding aromatic ring-hydroxylating dioxygenase subunit alpha, whose product MLHNSGLTLTDGTTIDDLIDRDMNEVSLRVMNDKELYEVEMERIFARTWLLLGHETEIPKAGDYVMRDMAEDNVIVSRDRSGEIHVMLNVCPHRGMKVCTAEAGNAHAHRCIYHGWAFRADGSFIGAPIEKEQMHGNKRGKDELGLKKAKVHLYGGLIFATWNEDLPFEEYLGDAKFYLDQLFCRTDSGLEMLGPPQRFVLPCNWKIPGEQSGSDGFHTLTLHRSLMEGGIMGGTAESIYDTAPGMYGVDLSVPQGHTLRCLEAAQTFKMFADVSFEGKSVEECLHLLPPPGITKDLIPQLFKNLSEDQVKQLATIPPQVGGMFPNILIAFIFAPRADGGASGALSLHTYVPKGPDRVEFVNFIFAEKDAPEDVKRDMLQNAIWSTGTSGTIEQDDADTWPQIMRNSRGHMSKTITLKYQALHGHERPEGWVGGGDLYPGFTKDDTQWAWWMAYYDLMTRA is encoded by the coding sequence ATGCTTCACAACTCGGGGCTTACGCTGACCGATGGCACGACCATCGACGACCTCATCGACCGCGACATGAACGAAGTCTCGCTGCGGGTGATGAACGACAAGGAACTCTACGAAGTCGAAATGGAGCGCATCTTCGCGCGCACCTGGCTGCTGCTGGGCCACGAGACCGAGATCCCCAAGGCCGGCGACTACGTCATGCGCGACATGGCCGAGGACAACGTCATCGTCTCGCGCGATCGCAGCGGCGAAATCCACGTCATGCTTAATGTGTGCCCGCATCGCGGGATGAAGGTGTGCACGGCGGAAGCGGGCAACGCCCACGCGCACCGCTGCATCTACCACGGCTGGGCGTTCCGCGCCGACGGCAGCTTCATCGGCGCGCCAATCGAAAAGGAGCAGATGCACGGCAACAAGCGGGGGAAGGACGAACTCGGGCTCAAGAAGGCCAAGGTCCACCTCTACGGCGGCCTGATCTTCGCCACCTGGAACGAGGACCTGCCTTTCGAGGAGTACCTGGGCGACGCCAAGTTCTACCTCGACCAGTTGTTCTGCCGCACTGACAGCGGGCTGGAGATGCTTGGCCCCCCGCAGCGTTTCGTGCTGCCGTGCAACTGGAAGATTCCTGGCGAGCAGTCCGGTTCCGACGGCTTCCACACGCTGACACTGCACCGCTCGCTGATGGAAGGCGGGATCATGGGCGGCACCGCCGAATCGATCTACGACACCGCGCCGGGCATGTACGGCGTCGACTTGTCGGTGCCGCAGGGCCACACGCTGCGCTGCCTCGAGGCGGCGCAGACCTTCAAGATGTTCGCCGACGTCAGCTTCGAGGGTAAGTCAGTCGAGGAATGCCTCCACCTGCTGCCGCCGCCGGGCATCACCAAGGACCTGATCCCGCAGCTATTCAAGAACCTGTCGGAAGACCAGGTGAAGCAATTGGCCACCATCCCGCCGCAGGTCGGCGGCATGTTCCCGAACATCCTGATCGCCTTCATCTTCGCCCCGCGCGCGGACGGCGGTGCTTCGGGGGCGCTGTCCTTGCACACTTACGTGCCCAAGGGGCCGGACCGGGTGGAGTTCGTGAACTTCATCTTCGCCGAGAAGGACGCACCCGAGGACGTCAAGCGCGACATGCTGCAGAACGCGATCTGGAGCACCGGCACCTCGGGCACGATCGAGCAGGACGATGCCGACACCTGGCCGCAGATCATGCGCAATTCGCGCGGCCACATGAGCAAGACCATCACGCTCAAGTACCAGGCGCTCCACGGCCACGAACGTCCCGAAGGCTGGGTCGGCGGCGGCGATCTCTACCCCGGCTTCACCAAGGACGACACGCAGTGGGCCTGGTGGATGGCCTACTACGACCTAATGACCCGCGCCTGA
- a CDS encoding malonic semialdehyde reductase, with protein MTVTADPLDAAPLDAATMDRLFLQARSHNAWTDRRVDDRTVRALYDLARWGPTAANGNPGRFVFVRSAAAKQRLLPHVNPGNVDKVATAPCTVIIAGDTRFHELFPKLFPARDMRAAFEGKPALIEETVARSSTLQGAYLMIAARLLGLDCGPMSGFDKAGLDAEFFPDGRWRSNFLCNIGYGDAQGLFPRNPRLDFEEACLDL; from the coding sequence ATGACCGTGACCGCCGACCCGCTCGACGCCGCCCCGCTCGATGCCGCCACGATGGACCGCCTGTTCCTGCAGGCACGCAGCCACAACGCCTGGACCGACCGCCGCGTCGACGATCGCACCGTGCGGGCGCTGTACGATCTGGCGCGGTGGGGGCCGACGGCGGCAAACGGCAATCCGGGCCGCTTCGTGTTCGTGCGCTCCGCCGCCGCGAAGCAGCGGCTGCTGCCGCACGTCAATCCCGGCAACGTCGACAAGGTGGCCACGGCGCCCTGCACCGTCATCATCGCTGGCGACACCCGGTTCCACGAACTGTTCCCCAAGCTGTTCCCCGCGCGCGACATGCGCGCCGCGTTCGAAGGCAAACCGGCACTGATCGAGGAGACGGTCGCCCGTTCCTCGACGCTGCAGGGCGCGTACCTGATGATCGCGGCCAGGCTGCTGGGCCTGGACTGCGGCCCGATGTCCGGGTTCGACAAGGCGGGGCTCGACGCCGAGTTCTTCCCCGACGGGCGCTGGCGCAGCAACTTCCTGTGCAACATCGGCTACGGGGACGCGCAGGGCCTGTTCCCGCGCAATCCCCGCCTCGATTTCGAAGAAGCCTGCCTCGACCTTTAA
- a CDS encoding nuclear transport factor 2 family protein, which translates to MPLSLQEMSDRFEIQDLIVSYCYAVDSRDWDALDAVFTDDAVIDYSEMVGVKGGLPEIKRFLSESLAPIQAFQHAVSTTRYEIDGDRAKTRTACYNPMTVNDGTTIDTLVFGLWYLHDFVRTAQGWRIARLYEQKCYSLNVPDWLAAQLPG; encoded by the coding sequence ATGCCGCTCAGTCTGCAGGAAATGTCCGATCGGTTCGAGATTCAGGACCTGATCGTCAGCTATTGCTATGCGGTCGATTCGCGCGACTGGGACGCGCTGGACGCGGTGTTCACCGATGACGCGGTGATCGACTATTCCGAAATGGTCGGCGTCAAGGGCGGGCTGCCGGAGATCAAGCGGTTCCTGTCGGAAAGTCTGGCCCCGATCCAGGCCTTCCAGCACGCGGTGTCGACCACCCGCTACGAGATCGACGGCGATCGCGCGAAGACCCGCACCGCCTGCTACAATCCGATGACGGTGAACGATGGCACCACCATTGATACGCTGGTGTTCGGCCTGTGGTACCTGCACGATTTCGTGCGCACCGCCCAAGGGTGGCGGATCGCCCGCCTCTACGAGCAGAAATGCTACAGCCTGAACGTGCCCGACTGGCTCGCCGCGCAACTGCCCGGCTGA
- a CDS encoding TetR/AcrR family transcriptional regulator, whose translation MKLMPPPNWSNLVETDQTGSVLKILDGTLRAIGSMGARRLSMSDISESSGVSRGTLYRYFASKDEVLAAVSEYVCINFERGIVEAGESIAEPIERFRSVMRFYARFTVERSPDGIFEVEPAFHLNFLRTHFARHKAAVRRALDPVLDHFETVVGCPLDRDTFCDTMVRLQLSTLIIPATDDWLNIWNDAPDRLYEWALKIARNQTKSEKG comes from the coding sequence ATGAAACTGATGCCACCTCCGAACTGGAGCAATCTGGTCGAGACCGACCAGACCGGCAGCGTCCTCAAGATTCTCGACGGGACGCTGCGGGCGATCGGCAGCATGGGCGCGCGCCGGCTCTCGATGAGCGACATCAGCGAAAGCAGCGGCGTTTCGCGCGGTACGCTCTATCGCTACTTCGCTTCCAAGGACGAGGTGCTGGCCGCCGTCAGCGAATACGTGTGCATCAATTTCGAACGGGGCATCGTCGAAGCGGGCGAGTCCATTGCCGAGCCGATCGAGCGCTTCCGTTCGGTCATGCGCTTCTACGCCCGGTTCACCGTCGAGCGTTCGCCGGATGGCATCTTCGAGGTCGAGCCGGCCTTCCACCTCAATTTCCTGCGCACCCACTTCGCCCGGCACAAGGCCGCGGTGCGCCGCGCGCTCGATCCCGTGCTCGACCATTTCGAAACCGTCGTCGGCTGCCCGCTCGACCGCGACACGTTCTGCGACACCATGGTGCGCCTGCAACTGAGCACGCTCATCATCCCCGCCACCGACGACTGGCTGAACATCTGGAACGACGCTCCCGACCGACTGTACGAATGGGCGCTCAAGATCGCAAGAAATCAGACAAAATCAGAGAAAGGATGA
- a CDS encoding NAD(P)/FAD-dependent oxidoreductase has translation MTASPHIVVIGSGLAGYGVVRELRKLAPDARLTLVTRDDGHFYSKPALSTALAKGKVADTLVTTPAEKMAAQLRLDLRAGREVEAIDREDKAVLTTGGPIFYDKLVLALGADPVRPPIDGDAAHRALAVNNLDNYREFRAILPEGARVLVMGGGLVGTEFANDLSATGYCPVVVDMLSHPLAQLVPAGVGSAIREALAAKGVEWHLGRKVLAIHKSGTGIRAELDGGETIEAAAVLSAVGLRPHLQLAADAGLDVARGIVVDQTGRTSDPHIFAIGDCAQYPQGLAAYVTPIMAAARAIAPSVLGTPMEIRFPPLSVQVKTTACPVVLLPAPQGVEGAWEETANDEKGLKYLFRDRRGSVRGYVFTQDYCQERMNMDRALSEQTTGLAA, from the coding sequence GTGACGGCATCCCCGCATATCGTGGTGATCGGCAGTGGCCTGGCCGGCTACGGCGTCGTGCGCGAGCTTCGCAAACTTGCGCCGGACGCGCGGTTGACGCTGGTGACGCGCGACGATGGGCACTTCTACTCCAAGCCGGCGCTGTCCACCGCGCTGGCCAAGGGCAAGGTCGCCGACACGCTCGTCACCACGCCTGCCGAAAAGATGGCCGCGCAGCTTCGCCTCGACTTGCGCGCCGGGCGCGAGGTCGAGGCGATCGACCGCGAGGACAAGGCGGTGCTGACCACCGGCGGGCCGATCTTCTACGACAAGCTAGTGCTGGCGCTGGGCGCCGATCCGGTGCGACCACCGATCGACGGCGACGCCGCCCATCGCGCGCTGGCGGTCAACAACCTCGACAACTACCGCGAATTCCGCGCGATCCTGCCAGAGGGCGCACGCGTTCTGGTGATGGGCGGCGGGCTGGTCGGCACCGAGTTCGCCAACGACCTTTCCGCCACCGGCTACTGCCCGGTGGTGGTGGACATGCTCTCGCATCCGCTGGCACAACTGGTCCCGGCGGGCGTCGGATCGGCTATCCGCGAGGCGCTCGCCGCAAAGGGCGTCGAATGGCACCTCGGCCGCAAGGTCCTCGCGATCCACAAGTCCGGCACCGGCATCCGTGCCGAACTGGACGGCGGCGAGACGATCGAAGCCGCGGCGGTGCTTTCGGCCGTGGGCCTGCGCCCGCATCTGCAACTGGCGGCAGACGCGGGGCTCGATGTCGCGCGCGGCATCGTGGTGGACCAGACCGGCCGCACCAGCGACCCGCACATCTTCGCGATCGGCGACTGCGCGCAGTATCCGCAAGGGCTGGCCGCCTACGTCACTCCGATTATGGCGGCGGCGCGGGCGATCGCGCCCAGCGTGCTCGGCACGCCGATGGAAATCCGCTTCCCGCCGCTTTCGGTGCAGGTCAAGACCACCGCGTGCCCCGTCGTCCTGCTGCCCGCCCCGCAAGGGGTCGAGGGTGCCTGGGAGGAGACGGCGAACGACGAAAAGGGCCTGAAGTACTTATTCCGCGATCGGCGCGGTTCCGTGCGCGGCTACGTTTTCACACAAGACTACTGCCAGGAGCGCATGAACATGGACCGCGCTCTGAGCGAGCAAACGACGGGACTTGCAGCATGA
- a CDS encoding nuclear transport factor 2 family protein, whose protein sequence is MRGHCSLARRRPICAEDEREISRLLFRYATSIDNRDWPLFRTCFSPDCEADYGAFGHWRGLREIAEFMEATHRRLGPTLFRITNITIENQNNEVLARSYVDAILTPVHSGVTHRAEGYYDDALVRTSDGWKIARRRFTLVKASLDE, encoded by the coding sequence ATGCGAGGACACTGCAGCCTGGCGCGGCGACGACCGATTTGCGCGGAGGACGAGCGGGAAATATCCAGGCTGCTGTTCCGCTACGCGACCAGCATCGACAATCGCGACTGGCCGCTGTTCAGGACCTGCTTCTCGCCCGATTGCGAAGCCGATTACGGCGCGTTCGGGCACTGGCGCGGCCTGCGCGAGATCGCCGAGTTCATGGAGGCGACGCACCGGCGGCTGGGGCCGACTCTGTTTCGCATCACCAACATCACCATCGAAAACCAGAACAACGAAGTTCTGGCGCGAAGCTATGTCGACGCGATCCTGACGCCGGTCCACTCGGGCGTCACGCACCGCGCAGAGGGGTACTACGATGATGCGCTGGTGCGAACGTCCGATGGCTGGAAGATCGCGCGCCGCCGCTTCACCCTCGTCAAGGCGAGCCTCGACGAATGA